A single genomic interval of Nonomuraea rubra harbors:
- a CDS encoding sugar ABC transporter substrate-binding protein: MVAPRTALPVLALVALLAAGCVNPAEQPGGGGGGATPSGGASRIGFFGFAKANSFSAATFAGVEEYARANGATAEFLDPNFDAQAQVQQLQDAVTAKRFDVFVVQANDGAAVVPAIQSAVRAGITVVVQFTPVGTRYDTAEPQVDGTITLIDVPTLNGEGLGRLAIQACQSRKLNPCEVAYLEGLKALPLDNARTQAAVSVLEAAQGVRVKARAEGGYTQESGRKAMQDILQKDPGIDVVIGSSQAVLGAEAVAGGKDILYVANGASRQTVEAVREGRWFGAYYLPVKTLGARAAELGLAKARGGSVPATNVMTDVAPGTSMGTKDALAQVSGEYDE; the protein is encoded by the coding sequence ATGGTCGCACCACGGACTGCCTTACCCGTACTGGCCCTGGTGGCCCTGCTCGCCGCCGGTTGTGTGAACCCCGCCGAGCAGCCGGGCGGCGGCGGGGGCGGCGCCACCCCGTCCGGCGGGGCGAGCCGGATCGGCTTCTTCGGCTTCGCCAAGGCGAACTCCTTCTCCGCGGCCACGTTCGCCGGGGTCGAGGAGTACGCCAGGGCCAACGGCGCCACGGCCGAGTTCCTCGACCCGAACTTCGACGCCCAGGCCCAGGTGCAGCAGCTCCAGGACGCGGTGACGGCCAAGCGGTTCGACGTGTTCGTCGTGCAGGCCAACGACGGGGCGGCCGTGGTGCCGGCGATCCAGTCCGCCGTGCGGGCGGGCATCACGGTCGTCGTGCAGTTCACGCCCGTCGGCACCCGGTACGATACCGCCGAGCCGCAGGTGGACGGCACGATCACGCTGATCGACGTGCCCACGCTGAACGGCGAGGGCCTCGGCAGGCTGGCGATCCAGGCCTGCCAGAGCAGGAAGCTGAACCCCTGCGAGGTCGCCTACCTGGAGGGTCTGAAGGCGCTGCCCCTGGACAACGCCCGCACCCAGGCGGCCGTGAGCGTGCTGGAGGCCGCACAGGGCGTCCGGGTCAAGGCACGGGCCGAGGGCGGCTACACGCAGGAGAGCGGGCGCAAGGCCATGCAGGACATCCTGCAGAAGGACCCCGGCATCGACGTGGTCATCGGCTCCTCGCAGGCCGTGCTCGGCGCCGAGGCCGTGGCCGGGGGCAAGGACATCCTGTACGTGGCCAACGGCGCGTCCCGCCAGACCGTCGAGGCGGTGAGGGAGGGCCGCTGGTTCGGCGCGTACTACCTGCCCGTCAAGACCCTCGGCGCCAGGGCCGCGGAGCTGGGCCTGGCCAAGGCGCGGGGCGGCAGCGTGCCCGCCACGAACGTGATGACCGACGTCGCGCCCGGGACGAGCATGGGCACCAAGGACGCGCTGGCCCAGGTGAGCGGCGAATACGACGAATGA
- a CDS encoding RecQ family ATP-dependent DNA helicase — MIDAPDAAMLREEAEERLQALAGDHARLRDDQWAAIEALVLDRRRVLVVQRTGWGKSAVYFVATALLRELGEGPTVIVSPLLALMRNQIAAAERAGIRAVTINSANPEAWEEIYGQVAEGMVDVLLVSPERLNNPDFRDNVLPELAESAGLVVVDEAHCISDWGHDFRPDYRRLSTLFADLPPGIPVLATTATANARVTRDVAEQLRLPPELRPEGDDTLVLRGPLERESLHLSVVRLPSAEQRLAWLAQTLRELPGSGIVYTLTVAAAHEIAGYLREQGLEVAAYSGQTEPAERLAAEEALLNNKIKALVATSALGMGFDKPDLGFVVHVGAPQSPVAYYQQVGRAGRGVERAEVILLPGTEDRDIWAYFASLAFPPEPVVRATLQTLEERGLMSTPALETAVDLSRSRLEMMLKVLDVDGAVRRVKGGWEATGEPWEYDTERYQRIAAERRAEQEAMLAYLTTTECREQFLRRHLDDDAATPCGRCDNCTGRHRSPEIGAQAVETARERLSRPGVEIEARRQWPTGMPDLSGRIKPELGAEPGRALGRLTDIGWGNRLRELFAGEDAPVPDDMFAAVIKVLAAWDWRERPVAVVNVPSVSRPLLVRGFAERLAQVGRLTYLGELGYRAGTPGKQFNSAKRVQAIRGTLAMPKELGAAIAQCGGPVLLVDDRVDTGWTMTLAAAQVRHAGAPAVLPLALAVTS; from the coding sequence ATGATTGATGCCCCCGATGCCGCGATGCTGCGGGAAGAGGCGGAAGAGCGCCTTCAGGCGCTCGCCGGCGACCACGCCCGCCTCCGTGACGACCAGTGGGCCGCCATCGAGGCGCTCGTGCTCGACCGGCGCAGGGTGCTGGTCGTGCAGCGCACCGGATGGGGCAAGTCGGCCGTCTACTTCGTGGCCACCGCCCTGCTGCGCGAGCTCGGCGAGGGCCCCACCGTCATCGTCTCGCCGCTGCTCGCGCTCATGCGCAACCAGATCGCCGCCGCCGAGCGCGCGGGCATCAGGGCCGTCACGATCAACTCCGCGAACCCCGAGGCGTGGGAGGAGATCTACGGCCAGGTCGCCGAGGGCATGGTGGACGTGCTGCTGGTCAGCCCCGAGCGGCTGAACAACCCCGACTTCCGCGACAACGTGCTGCCCGAGCTGGCCGAGAGCGCCGGGCTCGTGGTGGTCGACGAGGCCCACTGCATCTCCGACTGGGGCCACGACTTCAGGCCCGACTACCGCAGGCTGTCCACGCTGTTCGCGGACCTGCCGCCGGGCATCCCCGTGCTGGCCACCACCGCCACCGCCAACGCGCGCGTCACCCGCGACGTGGCCGAGCAGCTGCGCCTGCCGCCCGAGCTGCGGCCCGAGGGCGACGACACGCTCGTCCTGCGCGGGCCGCTGGAGCGGGAGAGCCTGCACCTGAGCGTCGTCCGGCTGCCCAGCGCCGAGCAGCGCCTGGCCTGGCTCGCCCAGACCCTGCGCGAGCTGCCCGGCTCCGGCATCGTCTACACCCTCACCGTGGCCGCCGCCCACGAGATCGCCGGCTACCTGCGCGAGCAGGGGCTGGAGGTGGCCGCCTACTCCGGGCAGACCGAGCCGGCCGAGCGGCTGGCCGCCGAGGAGGCGCTGCTCAACAACAAGATCAAGGCGCTGGTGGCGACGAGCGCGCTCGGCATGGGGTTCGACAAGCCCGATCTGGGGTTCGTGGTGCACGTCGGGGCGCCGCAGTCGCCGGTCGCCTACTACCAGCAGGTCGGACGGGCCGGCCGCGGGGTCGAGCGGGCCGAGGTCATCCTGCTGCCCGGCACCGAGGACCGCGACATCTGGGCGTACTTCGCCTCGCTGGCCTTCCCGCCCGAGCCCGTCGTCCGCGCCACCCTCCAGACGCTGGAGGAGCGGGGCCTCATGTCCACCCCGGCCCTGGAGACGGCCGTCGACCTGAGCCGCAGCCGGCTGGAGATGATGCTCAAGGTCCTCGACGTGGACGGCGCCGTCCGCCGCGTCAAGGGCGGCTGGGAGGCCACCGGGGAGCCGTGGGAGTACGACACCGAGCGCTACCAGCGCATCGCCGCCGAGCGCCGGGCCGAGCAGGAGGCCATGCTCGCCTACCTCACCACGACCGAGTGCCGCGAGCAGTTCCTGCGCAGGCACCTCGACGACGACGCCGCCACGCCCTGCGGCCGCTGCGACAACTGCACCGGGCGGCACCGCTCGCCGGAGATCGGCGCGCAGGCCGTAGAGACCGCCCGCGAGCGGCTGAGCAGGCCGGGCGTCGAGATCGAGGCCCGCAGGCAGTGGCCGACGGGCATGCCCGACCTGTCCGGGCGGATCAAGCCCGAACTGGGCGCCGAGCCCGGCAGGGCGCTCGGGCGGCTGACCGACATCGGGTGGGGGAACCGGCTCCGGGAGCTGTTCGCGGGGGAGGACGCGCCGGTGCCGGACGACATGTTCGCGGCCGTGATCAAGGTGCTGGCCGCCTGGGACTGGCGCGAGCGGCCCGTCGCCGTGGTGAACGTGCCGTCGGTGTCGCGGCCGCTGCTGGTGCGCGGGTTCGCCGAGCGGCTGGCCCAGGTGGGGCGGCTGACGTATCTGGGCGAGCTGGGCTACCGGGCAGGTACGCCGGGCAAGCAGTTCAACAGCGCCAAGCGGGTGCAGGCGATCAGGGGCACCCTGGCCATGCCCAAGGAGCTGGGCGCGGCGATCGCCCAGTGCGGCGGGCCGGTGCTGCTGGTGGACGATCGCGTGGACACCGGGTGGACGATGACGCTCGCCGCCGCCCAGGTCCGCCACGCGGGCGCGCCGGCGGTACTTCCGCTGGCGCTGGCGGTCACGAGCTGA
- a CDS encoding VOC family protein, producing the protein MGGIAEFRTVVLDCPDPQALAGFYAQLLGWPVTSVEDDWVVVSDGGSPKRLAFQLAPDYQPPVWPSSDRPQQFHLDVTVTDMDEAERQVLKIGATKHEHQPSEDDSFRVFLDPAGHPFCLCRDV; encoded by the coding sequence ATGGGCGGCATCGCCGAGTTCAGAACCGTCGTGCTTGACTGCCCCGACCCCCAGGCCCTGGCCGGGTTCTACGCCCAGCTCCTGGGCTGGCCGGTCACCTCGGTCGAGGACGACTGGGTGGTGGTCAGCGACGGCGGCTCACCCAAGCGGCTGGCCTTCCAGCTCGCTCCCGACTACCAGCCGCCCGTGTGGCCGAGCAGCGACCGGCCGCAGCAGTTCCACCTCGACGTCACGGTCACGGACATGGACGAGGCCGAGCGGCAGGTGCTCAAGATCGGCGCCACCAAGCACGAGCACCAGCCCAGCGAGGACGACAGCTTCCGGGTGTTCCTCGACCCGGCGGGGCATCCGTTCTGCCTCTGCCGGGACGTGTAG
- a CDS encoding TauD/TfdA dioxygenase family protein has protein sequence MIEFHPVTKHIGAEVTGVDLRKPLSQEEVATLRAGWLKHLVLFFRDQPIDDEQHLQFALNFGTLNHPAFKKDSTSPIHVLDQTSPKGEGGDEWHSDNTFEPTPPMGSLLRCVQLPSVGGDTCWANTYLAYETLSKPIQRLCDELTAVHDITMSMKKAISKGHPFDLAEIQAKWPPIERPVVRVHAETGRKALFVNRASTTRLVGLSDRENEALLPFLIDHIRSPEFQLRLRWRPGTLAFWDNRPTQHYAVADYTERRRMHRVTINAFPEHADQ, from the coding sequence ATGATCGAGTTCCATCCCGTGACCAAGCACATCGGCGCCGAGGTCACCGGGGTCGATCTGCGCAAGCCGCTGTCGCAGGAAGAGGTCGCGACCCTGCGGGCAGGGTGGCTCAAGCACCTCGTGCTGTTCTTCCGCGACCAGCCCATCGACGACGAGCAGCACCTGCAGTTCGCCCTGAACTTCGGCACGCTCAACCACCCCGCCTTCAAGAAGGACTCCACCAGCCCCATCCACGTTCTCGACCAGACCTCGCCCAAGGGGGAGGGCGGCGACGAGTGGCACAGCGACAACACCTTCGAGCCGACACCGCCCATGGGATCGCTGCTGCGCTGCGTGCAACTGCCCAGCGTCGGCGGGGACACGTGCTGGGCGAACACGTACCTGGCCTACGAGACGCTGTCGAAGCCGATCCAGCGGCTGTGCGACGAGCTGACGGCCGTGCACGACATCACGATGTCGATGAAGAAGGCCATCTCCAAGGGGCACCCGTTCGACCTGGCGGAGATCCAGGCGAAGTGGCCGCCGATCGAGCGGCCCGTGGTGCGCGTGCACGCCGAGACCGGCCGCAAGGCGCTGTTCGTCAACCGGGCCTCCACGACGCGGCTGGTCGGGCTGAGCGACCGGGAGAACGAGGCGCTGCTGCCGTTCCTGATCGACCACATCCGCTCTCCGGAGTTCCAGCTCCGCCTGCGGTGGCGCCCCGGCACGCTCGCCTTCTGGGACAACCGCCCGACGCAGCACTACGCCGTCGCCGATTACACCGAGCGCCGACGGATGCACCGCGTCACGATCAATGCCTTCCCTGAGCATGCGGATCAATGA
- a CDS encoding ABC transporter permease, with the protein MTRDHGILAGVAALVVLLSLATDTFLTPGNLVNLLDQAVVVGLLACGMTLCVICGVFDLSAGAVLAVSAIVAVVVTEQAGVPAGYAAAVATGALLGTVNGVVVVLSRVHSFIVTLALGLVHRGLALVVTGGAIVYPGPSRLAAFQSLSWPTVLGGVTAASLLLVAVAVVTSVLLSGTTFGRRVYAVGGNPTAAWLSGIGVPSVRVGVFAISGVCAALAGLVLAARGGSAQSDMGTLLELTAIAAAVIGGTSILGGQGAIWRGLVGVLILTLIGNGFNLLGWNTTYRPIVEGLLILGAVSLDHRLRHRMV; encoded by the coding sequence ATGACCCGCGACCACGGCATCCTCGCCGGGGTCGCGGCCCTGGTGGTGCTGCTCTCGCTGGCCACGGACACGTTCCTGACGCCGGGGAACCTCGTCAACCTCCTCGACCAGGCCGTCGTGGTGGGGCTGCTGGCGTGCGGCATGACGCTGTGCGTGATCTGCGGCGTGTTCGACCTGTCGGCCGGCGCGGTGCTCGCCGTGAGCGCGATCGTCGCCGTGGTCGTCACCGAGCAGGCCGGCGTGCCCGCCGGTTACGCGGCGGCGGTCGCGACCGGGGCCCTGCTCGGCACGGTCAACGGCGTGGTCGTGGTGCTGTCGCGGGTGCACTCGTTCATCGTCACGCTGGCGCTCGGCCTGGTGCACCGGGGCCTGGCGCTGGTCGTCACGGGCGGCGCGATCGTCTACCCGGGGCCGTCCCGGCTGGCGGCGTTCCAGTCGCTGAGCTGGCCGACCGTGCTGGGCGGCGTCACCGCGGCCTCGCTGCTGCTGGTCGCGGTGGCCGTCGTCACGTCGGTGCTGCTGTCGGGCACCACGTTCGGCCGCCGGGTCTACGCGGTCGGCGGGAACCCCACGGCGGCCTGGCTGTCCGGGATCGGCGTGCCGTCGGTCCGCGTGGGCGTCTTCGCGATCAGCGGCGTCTGCGCCGCCCTGGCCGGGCTGGTGCTGGCCGCCCGGGGAGGCTCGGCGCAGTCGGACATGGGGACGCTGCTGGAGCTGACGGCCATCGCGGCGGCCGTGATCGGCGGGACGAGCATCCTCGGCGGGCAGGGCGCGATCTGGCGCGGCCTGGTGGGCGTGCTGATCCTGACCCTCATCGGGAACGGCTTCAACCTGCTCGGCTGGAACACCACCTACCGCCCGATCGTCGAGGGACTGCTGATCCTGGGGGCGGTGAGCCTTGATCATCGACTCAGACATCGGATGGTTTGA
- a CDS encoding thioredoxin family protein, with amino-acid sequence MAANSFMVPLGTPAPAFDLTAIDGGSVSLEDLKDSPATLVVFLSNHCPYVRHIEAGLGALARDYGARLSIVAICSNDSVNYPDDDPTHLAEQAARAGFTFPYLLDDTQDVAKAYRAACTPDFFLYDSQLRLVYRGEFDGARPGNDVPVTGASLRPAIDALLDGGPVPEQQNPSLGCGIKWKPGNEPG; translated from the coding sequence ATGGCTGCCAACTCGTTCATGGTTCCGCTCGGCACTCCCGCGCCCGCGTTCGACCTGACCGCCATCGACGGCGGCAGCGTATCGCTTGAAGATCTCAAGGACTCTCCCGCCACTCTCGTGGTCTTCCTCTCCAACCACTGTCCTTACGTGCGGCACATCGAAGCCGGCCTCGGCGCCCTGGCGAGGGACTACGGGGCGAGGTTGTCGATCGTGGCCATCTGCAGCAACGACAGCGTGAACTACCCCGACGACGACCCCACACACCTCGCGGAGCAGGCCGCCCGGGCCGGGTTCACGTTCCCGTACCTGCTGGACGACACCCAGGACGTCGCCAAGGCCTACCGCGCGGCCTGCACCCCCGATTTCTTCCTGTACGACTCCCAGCTCCGGCTCGTCTACCGGGGCGAGTTCGACGGGGCACGGCCGGGCAACGACGTGCCGGTGACCGGGGCATCCCTGCGGCCGGCGATCGACGCCCTCCTCGACGGCGGGCCGGTGCCCGAGCAGCAGAATCCGTCGCTAGGGTGCGGCATCAAGTGGAAGCCGGGCAACGAACCTGGGTGA
- a CDS encoding SAM-dependent methyltransferase — translation MTNPPRVPKGINPHIPNAARMYDYYLGGKDNFAADRAAAEKIMALGPSREICLANRRFLGRAVRQVAGLGIDQFIDLGTGLPNQNNVHEVAREIHPDAHVVYVDYDPVVIVHARALLAGTDSNITIVHADVREPATILDAPETAKLIDFNRPVGVVFLGVLHCLTDAEDPWGVVAAFRERLAPGSALILSHLTDDAHPEVGKAAREVYDEADAPLIHRGHEAVSRMFEGFDVLEPGVTHVGDWRPDEAWETQLAGGEWWYVGVGRKP, via the coding sequence ATGACCAACCCCCCGCGCGTACCGAAGGGCATCAACCCCCACATCCCCAACGCCGCGCGCATGTACGACTACTATCTCGGCGGCAAGGACAACTTCGCGGCCGACCGCGCGGCCGCCGAGAAGATCATGGCGCTGGGGCCCAGCCGGGAGATCTGCCTGGCCAACCGGCGGTTCCTGGGCAGGGCCGTACGCCAGGTGGCCGGCCTGGGCATCGACCAGTTCATCGACCTCGGCACCGGCCTGCCCAACCAGAACAACGTGCACGAGGTCGCCCGCGAGATCCACCCGGACGCGCACGTCGTCTACGTCGACTACGACCCCGTGGTGATCGTCCACGCCCGCGCCCTGCTGGCGGGCACCGACTCGAACATCACGATCGTGCACGCCGACGTCCGCGAGCCCGCCACCATTCTCGACGCCCCGGAGACCGCCAAGCTCATCGACTTCAACCGGCCGGTGGGCGTGGTGTTCCTCGGCGTGCTGCACTGCCTGACCGACGCCGAGGACCCGTGGGGGGTCGTGGCCGCCTTCCGCGAGCGGCTGGCGCCCGGGAGCGCGCTCATCCTCTCCCACCTCACCGACGACGCCCATCCCGAGGTGGGCAAGGCGGCGCGGGAGGTGTACGACGAGGCGGACGCGCCCCTGATCCACCGCGGCCACGAGGCGGTCAGCCGCATGTTCGAGGGCTTCGACGTGCTGGAGCCCGGGGTGACGCACGTGGGCGACTGGCGGCCTGACGAGGCGTGGGAGACGCAGCTCGCGGGCGGCGAGTGGTGGTACGTCGGCGTCGGCCGCAAACCCTGA
- a CDS encoding DNA gyrase/topoisomerase IV subunit A, with product MARRTTAPPPEDFEERIVDIDVSAEMRASYLEYAYSVIYQRALPDARDGLKPVQRRILYSMSEMGLRPDRGHVKSSRVVGDVMGKLHPHGDSAIYDALVRLAQPFSMRLPLVDGHGNFGSPDDLPAAMRYTEARLAPAAMLMVESLDEDTVDFKPNYDGQETEPTVMPSAFPNLLVNGTSGIAVGMATNMAPHNLVEVVAAARHLIKKPDATLDELMKYVPGPDLPTGGSIIGLQGVRDAYETGRGTFRMRAKCTVEQITPRRKGIIVTELPYNVGPERVVTKIKELVTSKRLQGIADLKDLTDRHKGLRLVIEIKNGFIPEAVLEELYRLTPMEETFGINNVALVDGEPRTLGLREMLQVYVDHRLEVVRRRSEFRRRKREERLHLVDGLIIALLNIDEVIQVIRSSDDSAQARTRLMEVFDLTDIQAAYILDTPLRRLTRYDKLELDREKETLSDEIAKLTEILSSEAKLRQVVSGELADVAKKYGTPRRTVLLEAPGVTRTPVVDLQVADDPCLAMLSSTGLLARTPDATPLPGEGERAAHDVLLSVVRTSVRGEVGVITSHGRLIRVQVVDLPTLPPSANPPSLSGGHPVSEYVSLQPDEKVVGLGSLDPDGPGLALGTAQGVVKRVVPDYPANRDDFEVITLKDGDTVVGAAELESESHDLVFISSDAQLLRYSASLVRPQGRPAGGMAGIRLDDGARVIWFGVVDPERPAQVVTVAGSSTALPGTQVGGGKLSDYAEFPAKGRATGGVRAQRFLKGEDELLLAWAGPAPAKAVSAVGKPVPLPDEVGRRDGSGVRLTHTIGAVGGALGSGPEPSGSGGEARAADDSPDE from the coding sequence ATGGCCCGACGCACGACTGCACCCCCGCCTGAGGACTTCGAGGAGCGGATCGTCGACATCGACGTCTCCGCCGAGATGCGCGCGAGCTACCTCGAGTACGCGTACTCAGTGATCTATCAGCGCGCCCTGCCCGACGCGCGCGACGGCCTCAAGCCCGTGCAGCGGCGCATCCTGTACTCGATGAGCGAGATGGGCCTGCGCCCCGACCGCGGGCACGTCAAGTCGTCCCGGGTCGTGGGCGACGTCATGGGCAAGCTCCACCCCCACGGCGACAGCGCCATCTACGACGCGCTGGTCCGCCTGGCGCAGCCGTTCTCCATGCGGCTGCCGCTGGTCGACGGCCACGGCAACTTCGGCTCGCCCGACGACCTGCCCGCCGCCATGCGGTACACCGAGGCCAGGCTGGCCCCGGCGGCCATGCTCATGGTCGAGTCGCTCGACGAGGACACCGTCGACTTCAAGCCCAACTACGACGGCCAGGAGACCGAGCCCACGGTCATGCCGTCGGCGTTCCCCAACCTCCTGGTCAACGGCACCAGCGGCATCGCGGTCGGCATGGCCACCAACATGGCGCCGCACAACCTCGTCGAGGTCGTGGCCGCCGCCCGCCACCTGATCAAGAAGCCCGACGCGACGCTCGACGAGCTGATGAAGTACGTGCCGGGGCCCGACCTGCCGACCGGCGGCTCGATCATCGGGCTGCAGGGCGTGCGCGACGCGTACGAGACGGGGCGCGGCACGTTCCGCATGCGGGCCAAGTGCACGGTCGAGCAGATCACGCCGCGGCGCAAGGGCATCATCGTCACCGAGCTGCCGTACAACGTGGGCCCCGAGCGCGTGGTCACCAAGATCAAGGAGCTGGTGACCAGCAAGCGGCTCCAGGGCATCGCCGACCTGAAGGACCTCACCGACCGGCACAAGGGCCTGCGGCTGGTCATCGAGATCAAGAACGGCTTCATCCCCGAGGCCGTGCTGGAGGAGCTCTACCGGCTGACGCCGATGGAGGAGACCTTCGGCATCAACAACGTCGCCCTGGTCGACGGCGAGCCGCGCACCCTCGGGCTGCGCGAGATGCTGCAGGTCTACGTCGACCACCGGCTGGAGGTCGTGCGCCGCAGGTCGGAGTTCAGGCGGCGCAAGCGCGAGGAGCGGCTGCACCTGGTCGACGGCCTGATCATCGCGCTGCTCAACATCGACGAGGTCATCCAGGTCATCCGGTCCTCCGACGACTCGGCTCAGGCGCGCACCCGCCTGATGGAGGTCTTCGACCTGACCGACATCCAGGCCGCCTACATCCTCGACACGCCGCTGCGCCGCCTGACCCGCTACGACAAGCTGGAGCTCGACCGCGAGAAGGAGACGCTGAGCGACGAGATCGCCAAGCTCACCGAGATCCTCTCCTCCGAGGCCAAGCTCCGCCAGGTGGTCTCGGGCGAGCTGGCCGACGTGGCCAAGAAGTACGGCACGCCGCGCCGCACGGTCCTGCTGGAGGCGCCCGGCGTCACCCGCACGCCCGTGGTGGACCTCCAGGTGGCCGACGACCCGTGCCTGGCCATGCTCTCCTCGACCGGCCTGCTGGCCCGCACCCCCGACGCCACGCCGCTGCCCGGCGAGGGCGAGCGCGCCGCACACGACGTGCTGCTCAGCGTGGTGCGGACGTCCGTGCGCGGCGAGGTCGGCGTGATCACCTCCCACGGCCGGCTGATCCGGGTGCAGGTCGTCGACCTGCCCACGCTGCCGCCGTCGGCCAACCCGCCGTCGTTGTCGGGCGGGCACCCGGTCTCCGAGTACGTGTCGCTGCAGCCCGACGAGAAGGTGGTCGGCCTCGGCTCCCTCGATCCCGACGGGCCGGGGCTGGCGCTGGGCACGGCCCAGGGCGTGGTCAAGCGGGTGGTGCCCGACTATCCGGCCAACCGCGACGACTTCGAAGTGATCACGTTGAAGGACGGCGACACCGTGGTGGGCGCGGCCGAGCTGGAGTCCGAGTCCCACGACCTGGTGTTCATCTCCTCCGACGCGCAGCTCCTGCGCTACTCCGCCTCGCTCGTGCGGCCCCAGGGGCGCCCGGCGGGCGGCATGGCCGGCATCCGGCTCGACGACGGGGCCAGGGTGATCTGGTTCGGCGTGGTCGATCCCGAGCGTCCCGCGCAGGTGGTCACCGTCGCCGGCTCCTCCACGGCGCTGCCCGGCACGCAGGTGGGCGGCGGCAAGCTGTCCGACTACGCCGAGTTCCCCGCCAAGGGGCGCGCGACCGGTGGCGTGCGGGCCCAGCGGTTCCTGAAGGGCGAGGACGAGCTGCTGCTGGCCTGGGCCGGCCCGGCACCCGCCAAGGCCGTCTCGGCGGTGGGCAAGCCGGTGCCGCTGCCGGACGAGGTCGGCCGCAGGGACGGCTCCGGCGTGCGGCTCACGCACACGATCGGCGCGGTCGGCGGCGCCCTCGGCTCAGGCCCCGAGCCCTCGGGCAGCGGCGGCGAGGCCCGGGCGGCCGACGACTCCCCGGACGAGTAG